Proteins from a genomic interval of uncultured Methanocorpusculum sp.:
- the gatD gene encoding Glu-tRNA(Gln) amidotransferase subunit GatD, translated as MTLNNSDPVSVTFAGIEMDGIFINRSGEHAIVKLSSGYNICVPESFCSPKEKTAPAEKPVVSPLKQDASLPLLSIISTGGTIASTVDYRTGAVSSKFTAEDILRSIPELAGIARYHTLQPFQVLSENMNPAMWQELARTIHDEILKGAEGIIVTHGTDTMLYSAAAVSFMLNTPVPIVFVGAQRSADRPSSDNAMNAICSAKASVSDLGEVVVCMHATESDTTCALHRATRVRKNHTSRRDAFQSIGREPVGGIGYPEGTVVLAKDAVLRGTEELRLADNLASNCGLIQYYPGMNPAVIDAFKGYKGLVIAGTGLGHVGTDCIRSITGLTTSGTTVVMTSQCQAGSVCDRVYETGRDLLDAGVIEGGSMLPEVALVKLMWVLGNATRKEYIKRLMQTNLKGELEYDLWRYA; from the coding sequence ATGACTCTGAATAACAGTGATCCGGTATCCGTAACATTTGCGGGGATCGAGATGGACGGTATTTTCATTAACCGTTCCGGCGAACATGCGATCGTAAAACTTTCGAGCGGGTACAATATCTGTGTCCCCGAATCCTTCTGCTCGCCTAAGGAAAAGACTGCCCCCGCAGAAAAACCAGTCGTATCTCCTTTAAAGCAGGATGCATCCCTGCCGCTTCTCTCAATAATTTCGACCGGCGGTACAATTGCAAGTACGGTCGATTACCGGACGGGTGCCGTGTCTTCCAAGTTCACGGCTGAAGATATTCTCCGCAGTATCCCGGAACTTGCCGGAATTGCCCGATATCATACGCTTCAGCCGTTCCAGGTCCTCTCCGAGAATATGAATCCGGCCATGTGGCAGGAACTTGCCCGGACTATTCACGATGAAATTCTCAAAGGTGCAGAGGGGATCATCGTCACGCACGGAACGGATACGATGCTCTACAGCGCTGCCGCCGTTTCCTTTATGCTGAATACGCCGGTCCCGATCGTATTTGTCGGAGCTCAGCGGAGTGCCGACCGTCCGAGCAGTGATAACGCGATGAATGCGATCTGCTCGGCAAAAGCATCGGTCAGCGATCTTGGAGAAGTGGTTGTATGTATGCATGCGACTGAGAGCGATACGACCTGCGCCCTTCACCGGGCGACCCGTGTTCGCAAAAACCATACCTCCCGCCGTGATGCGTTCCAAAGCATCGGACGCGAGCCGGTTGGCGGAATCGGGTATCCGGAAGGAACGGTCGTTCTTGCAAAAGATGCGGTCCTTCGCGGAACGGAAGAACTTCGTCTCGCGGATAATCTTGCATCGAACTGCGGCCTGATTCAGTATTATCCGGGAATGAATCCCGCCGTCATCGATGCATTCAAAGGTTACAAAGGTCTCGTGATCGCAGGAACGGGTCTTGGGCATGTTGGAACCGACTGTATCAGGAGTATCACCGGCCTTACCACATCCGGCACGACGGTTGTTATGACATCCCAGTGTCAGGCGGGAAGTGTATGCGACCGCGTATATGAGACCGGACGTGATCTTCTGGACGCAGGAGTCATCGAAGGCGGAAGTATGCTTCCCGAAGTCGCACTCGTAAAACTCATGTGGGTTCTTGGAAATGCTACCCGAAAAGAGTATATCAAGCGCCTTATGCAGACGAATCTCAAGGGTGAACTTGAGTATGATCTCTGGAGGTATGCATAA
- the argH gene encoding argininosuccinate lyase, with amino-acid sequence MAKDQIRNGRLEGERSALIEQYLSSMEADKQIAESDIRVDIAHILMLRKQNLIDGASAKKLLTALQGYLENGLPENAFDMTREDIHAGIEAQLIADAGSDAGGRMHLGRSRNDEVATCLRMRTRELLIDTLTALFELRQSLISRAEEHTTTIMPGFTHLQHAQPTTLAHYLLAYESLFARDTSRLFDAYTRVNISPLGSAAFAGTGFPIDRSLTAEYLGFANPMENSMDAVANRDFIAETLSDLAILMTNISRMCEELILWSTSFVKFVNLNDAYCSTSSIMPQKKNPDTLEIMRAKSAAVIGELTAALTLIKSLPMSYNRDLQDLNPHLWNAFHQTNMSLPLLAEIISTAEFNVPVMKKQAVVGNTTATELADFLVREYNIPFRTAHNIVGRAVKLGSLDLDVVDSAAKELANISLKEKGLTEETIKKVLHPVTILRQKQSFGSPNPKMMKKAVKVADIRLVQDQVTGDILQDQLRDADEKMKTAIQELDL; translated from the coding sequence ATGGCAAAAGATCAGATACGTAATGGACGGCTGGAGGGGGAAAGATCTGCCTTGATCGAGCAGTATCTATCCTCAATGGAAGCGGACAAACAGATAGCAGAGAGCGACATCAGAGTTGACATCGCGCATATCCTGATGCTTCGAAAACAGAACTTGATCGACGGAGCATCCGCAAAAAAACTTCTGACGGCTCTGCAGGGATACCTTGAAAACGGGCTCCCTGAGAATGCATTCGATATGACCCGCGAGGATATCCATGCCGGAATCGAAGCTCAGCTCATCGCCGATGCAGGTTCGGATGCCGGAGGCCGAATGCACCTTGGCCGCAGCAGAAACGACGAGGTGGCGACCTGTCTTCGGATGCGGACCCGTGAACTGCTTATTGATACCCTGACGGCATTATTTGAACTGCGCCAGTCGCTCATATCCCGTGCAGAGGAGCACACAACCACAATAATGCCTGGTTTTACGCATCTCCAGCACGCCCAGCCGACAACGCTCGCCCATTATCTTCTTGCCTACGAAAGTCTCTTTGCCCGTGACACGTCCCGTCTCTTCGATGCATATACGCGTGTGAACATTTCCCCGCTGGGTTCGGCTGCCTTTGCCGGAACGGGTTTTCCCATCGACCGCAGTCTGACCGCCGAATATCTCGGATTTGCCAACCCGATGGAAAACAGCATGGACGCTGTTGCGAACCGCGATTTTATTGCCGAAACTCTGAGCGATCTTGCGATCCTGATGACCAACATCAGCCGGATGTGTGAAGAGCTGATCCTCTGGTCGACCTCCTTTGTTAAGTTCGTTAATCTGAACGATGCCTACTGTTCGACGAGTAGCATCATGCCTCAGAAGAAAAATCCGGACACTCTCGAGATCATGCGTGCGAAAAGTGCTGCCGTGATCGGTGAACTCACCGCGGCCCTCACACTGATCAAATCTCTTCCGATGAGTTATAACCGGGATCTGCAGGATCTGAACCCGCATTTATGGAATGCATTCCATCAGACAAATATGTCGCTTCCGCTTCTAGCAGAAATCATTTCTACTGCCGAGTTCAACGTGCCTGTGATGAAAAAGCAGGCCGTGGTTGGCAATACTACCGCCACCGAGCTTGCCGATTTCCTTGTGCGGGAGTATAATATCCCGTTCAGAACCGCCCACAACATAGTCGGCAGGGCGGTGAAACTCGGATCACTCGATCTCGATGTAGTGGACAGTGCGGCAAAAGAGCTTGCAAATATCTCACTCAAAGAAAAGGGATTGACCGAAGAAACGATCAAGAAGGTCCTTCACCCGGTAACCATTCTCCGGCAGAAGCAGAGTTTCGGCTCGCCGAATCCGAAGATGATGAAAAAAGCCGTAAAGGTGGCGGATATCCGTCTGGTCCAGGATCAGGTGACCGGCGATATCCTGCAGGATCAGCTGAGAGATGCCGATGAAAAGATGAAAACAGCCATACAGGAATTAGATTTATGA